In the Epinephelus lanceolatus isolate andai-2023 chromosome 6, ASM4190304v1, whole genome shotgun sequence genome, one interval contains:
- the LOC117253784 gene encoding LOW QUALITY PROTEIN: uncharacterized protein K02A2.6 (The sequence of the model RefSeq protein was modified relative to this genomic sequence to represent the inferred CDS: substituted 1 base at 1 genomic stop codon), which translates to MGRVWLKKIRLNWQEVRKLSPSSTQLQVILEKHEEVFREELGSMKNITVKLHVKPGSKPVFLKARPVPYAIRPKVEADLDAMVKNGVLEPVTTSEWATPIVAVQKKDGGIRTCGDFKVTLNPVLTVEQYPLPRIDDLFAGLSGGEKFSKIDLSQAYLQMHVEEQSREMLTINTHKGLFRYCRLPFGITSAPAMFQRAMDQILSGLPGVQCYLDDILCTGANDEEHLRNLDATLQRLKEYGLRVRKEKCEFFKPSVEYLGHVIDAKGLHTAPSKIAAIVDAPPPQNVSQLRSFLGLLNYYGRFIPNLASLLQPLHELLRQDKTXKCTANCQDAFQKAKSVLTTSEVLTHFNPSLPLQLACDASPYGVGAVISHILPNGEERPIAFASRTLNKAETNYAQLEREALSIVFGVRKFHQYLYGRKFTLLTDHRPLTTILGPHTGIPSLAASRLQRWALLLSAHSYDIKYRKSDSHCNADGLSRLPLPVTKPESNTVDICYFREVTKAPVSAVQVKKETLNDPQLSKVMDVVVKGQPAGDDMHLKPYLGRRLELSVQSGCLLWGRRVIIPLSLRAKVLQQLHAGHSGIVRMKEMARSYFWWPGMDKQIEEMATTCPSCHQVRNNPPPAPLHPWEFPQEPWHRVHIDFAGPLEDRMFLVAVDAHSKWPEVAIMRSTTTEKTIEKLGEMFSRFGSATQLVSDNGPQLVSQEMSAFLQANGVQHITSAPYHPATNGLAERFVQTLKHALKTSKGQGTLHQRLHNFLLNYRNTPHATTKTSPANLMLKRDLRTTFDLLKPTAVKDIVQGQQEKQIKRRGKHAKDRTFTPGETVLARNYSGEPKWVSATVIAQTGPVSYTVQTKDSVWRRHADQLLQTPPVSSELFSGGSSDALVNMPIPFPAQVPHSAVPEITVPVQDEAAGGTETPILLSDHIDNEAQVDDSVRNICDVSLQAFAYQMRQLGRLMLTLVHTRRHVWLAQSPLTEATRRVLRRVPAEPGELFGSAALDALDHTAEADETRRRLP; encoded by the exons ATGGGGCGTGTGTGGCTAAAAAAAATTCGCCTTAACTGGCAAGAGGTGAGGAAGCTGTCACCCAGCTCCACTCAACTGCAGGTGATACTGGAAAAACATGAAGAGGTCTTTCGTGAGGAATTAGGCAGCATGAAAAATATCACAGTGAAGTTGCATGTAAAACCTGGAAGCAAACCTGTGTTTTTGAAGGCGAGACCAGTACCATATGCTATTAGACCAAAGGTGGAAGCAGACCTGGATGCCATGGTCAAGAATGGGGTTTTAGAGCCTGTGACAACAAGTGAGTGGGCCACACCCATTGTTGCAGTGCAAAAAAAAGATGGTGGTATTCGGACCTGTGGGGACTTTAAGGTGACCCTTAATCCTGTTCTAACAGTAGAGCAGTACCCCCTTCCCCGGATTGATGACTTATTTGCGGGACTGAGTGGAGGAGAAAAATTTAGCAAAATAGATCTCAGCCAAGCTTACCTGCAAATGCATGTGGAGGAGCAGTCACGTGAAATGTTGACTATAAACACGCATAAAGGACTTTTCAGGTACTGCAGACTGCCTTTTGGCATCACCTCAGCCCCGGCGATGTTTCAGCGGGCAATGGATCAGATCCTCAGTGGCTTGCCAGGAGTGCAATGCTACCTTGATGACATACTTTGCACAGGAGCAAACGATGAGGAGCATCTGCGCAACTTGGATGCTACCTTACAAAGACTGAAAGAATATGGCTTGAGAGTTCGCAAGGAGAAATGTGAGTTCTTTAAACCATCTGTAGAGTATCTTGGACATGTGATTGATGCTAAAGGACTCCATACTGCACCATCAAAAATCGCAGCTATTGTGGATGCACCTCCACCTCAGAACGTCAGCCAACTGCGATCCTTCTTAGGATTGTTGAACTATTACGGACGTTTTATTCCCAACTTGGCATCACTGCTACAGCCGCTACATGAGCTGCTACGCCAAGATAAGACATGAAAATGTACAGCAAATTGTCAGGATGCTTTTCAGAAAGCTAAGAGCGTGTTGACCACATCAGAGGTTCTGACTCACTTTAACCCCTCTCTTCCACTCCAGCTTGCCTGTGACGCATCTCCATATGGAGTGGGAGCTGTTATTTCACACATCCTGCCAAATGGCGAAGAAAGGCCGATTGCATTCGCATCAAGAACACTGAACAAGGCAGAGACTAACTATGCTCAGTTGGAGAGAGAGGCATTGAGCATCGTTTTTGGAGTCAGAAAATTTCATCAGTACTTGTATGGGAGGAAGTTCACACTCCTAACTGACCACCGACCTCTCACAACCATCCTTGGACCACATACAGGGATACCATCTCTGGCTGCATCAAGACTGCAGAGGTGGGCTTTGTTGCTGTCTGCACATTCATATGATATCAAGTATCGCAAATCAGACTCTCATTGCAACGCGGATGGTTTATCCAGACTGCCGCTTCCTGTCACCAAGCCTGAGTCAAACACTGTGGACATATGCTACTTCAGAGAGGTGACAAAAGCACCTGTTTCAGCTGTGCAGGTCAAGAAAGAGACTCTCAATGATCCACAATTGTCAAAAGTCATGGACGTTGTTGTTAAAGGTCAACCTGCTGGTGATGACATGCATCTAAAGCCTTACCTCGGGAGGAGGTTGGAACTTTCTGTCCAGTCCGGGTGTTTGTTGTGGGGGAGGCGGGTTATCATTCCGCTGTCACTTCGTGCAAAAGTGTTGCAACAGCTACATGCAGGTCACAGTGGAATAGTTAGAATGAAAGAAATGGCGAGAAGCTACTTTTGGTGGCCAGGCATGGACAAGCAAATCGAAGAAATGGCTACAACCTGTCCATCTTGCCACCAAGTCAGAAATAATCCGCCACCAGCTCCCCTTCATCCGTGGGAGTTCCCACAAGAACCTTGGCATCGTGTGCACATTGATTTCGCAGGACCATTGGAAGACAGAATGTTTCTGGTTGCTGTTGATGCACACAGTAAATGGCCTGAAGTGGCTATAATGAGATCAACAACCACAGAGAAGACAATCGAAAAGCTAGGTGAAATGTTCAGTCGTTTTGGGTCTGCTACTCAGTTGGTTTCTGATAATGGACCCCAACTTGTCTCTCAGGAAATGTCTGCATTTCTACAAGCCAATGGAGTTCAGCACATCACTTCAGCTCCCTACCATCCTGCAACCAACGGCCTTGCCGAAAGGTTTGTTCAGACTTTAAAACATGCACTGAAAACATCAAAAGGACAAGGGACGTTACATCAGAGACTGCACAACTTTCTGTTGAACTATCGTAACACCCCACATGCCACCACAAAGACATCTCCTGCTAACCTGATGCTAAAGAGAGACCTGCGCACCACATTTGACCTCTTGAAGCCTACAGCGGTGAAGGACATTGTCCAAGGTCAACAAGAGAAACAGATAAAGCGCAGAGGAAAACATGCCAAAGACCGAACTTTCACACCAGGAGAGACTGTTTTAGCAAGGAACTACAGTGGAGAACCTAAGTGGGTTTCTGCAACTGTTATTGCTCAGACAGGACCGGTCTCCTACACCGTTCAGACAAAGGACAGTGTCTGGCGAAGACACGCCGATCAACTTCTGCAGACTCCACCAGTGTCATCAGAGCTGTTCTCTGGGGGTTCTTCAGATGCACTTGTCAACATGCCAATTCCCTTTCCTGCACAAGTACCACATTCTGCTGTCCCAGAGATAACTGTTCCTGTTCAGGATGAGGCTGCAGGTGGAACAGAGACACCTATCTTATTGTCAGACCATATAGACAAT GAAGCACAGGTGGATGACTCCGTCCGCAACATCTGTGATGTATCACTGCAGGCTTTTGCCTACCAGATGAGGCAGCTGGGACGACTGATGTTGACACTTGTCCACACTCGCCGTCATGTCTGGTTGGCACAGTCACCTCTGACGGAGGCAACTCGCAGGGTCCTTCGCCGGGTGCCAGCAGAACCTGGGGAGCTGTTTGGTTCTGCTGCTCTGGACGCACTGGACCACACCGCTGAGGCCGATGAGACCAGGCGGCGGCTTCCATAA